GCGTAAAAATTATTGGCATCTATAAGAGCTATTGCATCAATATTTGAAATTCTCATAAATAGCTATGTATTGAATAAATAACAACTCCCCATATCTGTACATCAATATGGTTTTTAAATCTAAAATCAGGATAATTATGATTTTCTGCTTTTAAATATAATTCATTATTTTTTATAGATAATCTTTTTATTGTAAATTCTCCGTCTATCATTGCAATGATAATATTCCCTGGCCTGGCTGTTAAGCTCTTGTCTACTATTATTAAATCTTTATCTTTAATTCCTGCATTTATCATTGATTCACCTTTAACTCTAAGAAAAAAAGTGCTAGACGGATTAGATATTAAATGTTCGTTTAAATCAATATTTTCTTCTGTATAGTCATCTGCAGGAGAAGGAAACCCTGCT
This window of the Prochlorococcus marinus XMU1410 genome carries:
- a CDS encoding LexA family protein, yielding MDSFDSTTKKFKIPLLTDSVSAGFPSPADDYTEENIDLNEHLISNPSSTFFLRVKGESMINAGIKDKDLIIVDKSLTARPGNIIIAMIDGEFTIKRLSIKNNELYLKAENHNYPDFRFKNHIDVQIWGVVIYSIHSYL